The Maridesulfovibrio bastinii DSM 16055 genomic interval TGTAAGGGTTTATGGATGGATGATTCTTTTGCGGGAATCTGGGGTCATCAATTTTATATTGCTCAAGGCAGGGCTTATAAATTCTCCTATAGAGATGCTCTACAATGATGCAACTATGATTATGGGGCTTGTTTACACCTCAATGCTTTTTATGATTGTCCCGCTGGTTTCCGTCATGGAAAGCCTTGATAACAGTTTAATTGAAGCGGCGTGTGATCTTGGTGCCGGAAAGCTGGCTATATGGCGAAAGATAATAATTCCACACTGTAAACCCGGAATAACTTCAGGATGTATAGTTGTTTTTATGCTGGCTCTTGGGAATTACCTGACCCCGAATCTGATGGGCGGTAAGAACTCCTTGTGGTTTACGGAGCAGATTTACAATCAGTTTATTGCCAGCTTCAACTGGAATCAGGGAGCCGCCTTCGGTTTTCTGCTTTTGCTCCTTAGCTCACTTATTATCTGGGTCGGGCTTAAACTGACCGGACAGAAACTGGGGGAGGTTGCCTGATGATTCGTTCTTTACCCCGGAGTAAAGCCTATTGCCGCTCTTTTAATTTTTTCATAATTCTTTATTTTGTTTTCCTTTTTGCCCCGCTGGTAATTACCTGTATACTTGCTTTTAATAATTCTGATTTTCCCTATCTTCCGTGGCAGGGATTCACCACAGACTGGTTTGTTTCAGCTGGTCCTGAAAGGATAGGGTTGTTTCAGGATTCGAGTATGATGAGGTCCATCCTGACGAGTTTTGAAACCGCGGCATGTGTTTCAATTCTCTGTGTGGTTGTAGGTACCTGCGCCAGCTTTTTATTTGAAAAAGAAAATTTCAGATTCAAAGGGATTCTTTATTTTCTGATGCTGGCGCCATTGGTTATTCCGGGAGTCATTCTTGGTATTTCACTTTTATTTGCTTCAAATACTGCCGGAACATTTTTTGAGGATAATCTTGGTCTTGATATAGGACTTTTTCGTCCCAGCTTCTGGCTCGTTGTCTTGGGGCAGTTTTCATTTATTACAACATTTGTAACGCTTGTAGTCTCTGCAAGACTGCGTAAATTTGACCATTCTTATGAAGAAGCAGCTCTTAATCTTGGGGCCACTGAATTTCAGGTGATACGTTATGTAACTTTACGTTTTTTAAGACCGGCTATTACAGGAGCAGGTGCTGTTGCATTTCTGATGAGTTTTGAAAATTTTAATACAACTTTATTTCTTGTCGGTTCTGAACCTACTCTTCCAATAAATCTGTATCTACAGGTTAGAGATGGTAGTACTCCTGTTATAAATGCAGTTTCACTGATGTTGATTTTAGGTACTTCTATTGTTGCTCTTGCCAATTTATATCTTTGTAGAAAGACTGACTGAATAAAAAATATCATTATTATTTTTATGAGAAATTCCCCGCATGTGCAGATTTGTTTATGACTGTATATGTGGGGATTCCCTTTTTATTAATCTTATTATTTTCTTGTTATACAGCTGCTATATATGTAATGAATTACCAGATATTTTTTTGCTTTTACAACAAATTTTCTTTTCGAAAGGCTGCTTGTTCATTTTTATGTAATGCTTGTATGTTTTAGTTGTAAGGTACGGTAATGTTTAATATATTGCGAGATAAAACGGTTTCTCTCCGAGTGACAGTCCTGTCAATGTTTCTGCTTGTCGTCTGCATTACCGTAAGCCTTGTGCTCGGATTGCAGTTTTATTTCAGTTGTGACCTTGCCAAAACAGCAGCGGAAAAATCCTTTCTTGGTATTTCTGAAAAAGTAAGCGAGAGAATTCATGCTCTGGATAGACAGAGTGCTAATATAGTCAATATGCTGGGCAGTATTGACTCCATAGAAGATTTTTCTGATTCATTTCAGAACTGCGTTTCTCTCCCTCTGCTTTCGTCAGCAATGAAAGACGCTCCTAATTATTATGCGGTTTACATAGGGTGTGATAATGGCGATTTTTTTGAAGTTATAAACCTTGAGAGTTCTGAAAGTGTGCGCCGGGAGATTGGGGCTGCTCCTGTTGACCGCTGGGTTGCCATCAGAATTTATAAAGAGAATGGTAAAAGAATAAAAGTCACATCGTTTATTGATGCCGACATGAAAGTCAGATTCAGCACCAAAGAAGCCGGAATCTATGATCCGAGCACAAGACCGTGGTTTCTTCAGGCTGCCGCATCGAAAGGAATAATCAAAACCAGCCCGTATATGTTTTCCTACCTGCACTCACCCGGAGTGACCTATGCCAGAGCTGTAAACAATGGTCATAAGGTTGTTGCTGTGGATATTTCTTTAGCCAGCATGACCAGATTTTTAAAAAATCAGAGGCTTATACCCAATAGTAAAGTATTTTTATTTCAAGAAAATGGCGATGTTACCGCTGAAGCAGCCGAAGTTAAAATT includes:
- a CDS encoding ABC transporter permease is translated as MFWVFLTPVLCWLLLLIVLPHLDLLTMSFRGENDYGDMVWTLQNYKNFFTEPIYWFTFVRTAGYAVITTVICLVLALPVSFYIAKLARPGIRGTLMVLLLLPFWVSELVRVYGWMILLRESGVINFILLKAGLINSPIEMLYNDATMIMGLVYTSMLFMIVPLVSVMESLDNSLIEAACDLGAGKLAIWRKIIIPHCKPGITSGCIVVFMLALGNYLTPNLMGGKNSLWFTEQIYNQFIASFNWNQGAAFGFLLLLLSSLIIWVGLKLTGQKLGEVA
- a CDS encoding ABC transporter permease, whose amino-acid sequence is MIRSLPRSKAYCRSFNFFIILYFVFLFAPLVITCILAFNNSDFPYLPWQGFTTDWFVSAGPERIGLFQDSSMMRSILTSFETAACVSILCVVVGTCASFLFEKENFRFKGILYFLMLAPLVIPGVILGISLLFASNTAGTFFEDNLGLDIGLFRPSFWLVVLGQFSFITTFVTLVVSARLRKFDHSYEEAALNLGATEFQVIRYVTLRFLRPAITGAGAVAFLMSFENFNTTLFLVGSEPTLPINLYLQVRDGSTPVINAVSLMLILGTSIVALANLYLCRKTD